TGTGGTAGTTGAAATCATATATGCATGCAGATAAATGTAGTATTGGATCGGGGCCTCAAAACGAATGGTACTTCTTTAGTCACAAGGACAAGAAATATCCCACTGGAACTCGCACCAATCGGGCCACTACTGCAGGTTTTTGGAAGGCCACTGGGCGAGACAAGGTGATCCATCATCTAAGCAACTCCAAGAGGATTGGGATGAGAAAAACACTTGTTTTCTATACTGGACGTGCCCCTCATGGACTCAAGACTGATTGGATCATGCATGAATATCGTCTGGAAGACGATAATGATATTCAGGTaactaattaagtcatatatACACAATTTATAGAATGTGACTAATTCAGAGCTTAATCTTATTACTGTGTACTGGTTTGAATATTTGAACAGGAAGATGGGTGGGTAGTTTGCAGGGTATTTAAGAAAAAAACTCATACAAGAAGCTATGAATCCGAAATCCATTCTCAAGAAGAAGAACACTTGGCAAGTGTTTGTAAACAAAGTGAAAATCTGCAAACATTGTATCATGATCatgatcatcatcatcatcatcataatGCTACAATATTTCATGGATCGGCTATGCAGCTTCCACAATTATTTAGCACCGAATCATCTGCATTAATTCATAACCAGCATCCATCAAATTTCTTATGCCCCCAGCCTGGCTCTCTGAACAATATTAACGAGGATAAGGAATGTTCTCAGCACTTGCTAAGGTTGACATCCACGGCTAGCCCGTATTTCATTCCACCTGAAAAATTTACCACCGATTGGTCTTTCTTAGACAAGCTTCTTACATCTCATCAAACCATGGATCATCAAACTAGATCACCATGTAACCCCTCATCCCAACCAATTCATCATCACGTGGGAGGTTCTTCAATGTCAGTGCCAAGGTTACCATTTCAATATCTTGGTTGTGATGCTACTGATAATTTCAAAATCTAAAGTGACATTGTAAAATTATTATGGCGTTCTTTTATCCATCCAGCTACACAATGTCAACCTTTTtgcttattaattaattttattttcattttacaTATGTGTTGGTAGCTAGTGTGTATATATTATGAACAGGGCCTTTATGAATTACGTACTGAACGTAAAATGAAGTATTGTACCTTTATATATAAGTTCTCAGCTTTAAACGGACATAAAAACCAACTTCTATATAATTCACAGATTATGCAACACACTACAAAAAACAGGAATTTTGCATAATAGCGACCGGGGTAAGCCGGTTAATCGCGATCTTATTTACTTTTGAAGGACCACTATAAAAAAATAAGTTTAAATACAACTGCATAAATATAATCATAGTCAATTTCAACCACTTTCAGTTGAATTTGAGGGcgcggctaaattcaaccgcagACGGTCGTATTTAAATACGACCATATTTACGCGGTCGAATTTGGTATTAATTATGACCGAATAAATACAACTGTATTTATATGTAACCAtatacggttgagtttagccgtactcctaaattcaaccgcactCGATCGAATTTAGCCTTGTCAAAAAAATGGAGGTAATTTTCCCGCCAACAATTTTTTggacactcctaaattcaaccgatttcggtTGAATTCGATATTTGAAAATGGCGAGAAAGTTCCCGCACTTTAAAAAAATTTAGTTGCAAAAGTTGGTGAAAATTTCCCGCCTTTctgaaaattataattttaatagaaTTCGGTTGTATTTATTTAATATGATTGTATTCAGTTGTATTTAGTACTTTTagattatttaaaaataaaaaataatttgaaggttaataaatattttgaaaaaaattatgtAGAAGAGATTGTATAAAATTTACACTTAAGTGAAATTTTAGTTCTTGCAAAAACGATCATTATGGTAAGAGtattttcaaatttcttttattcgTTGCATAacaaaaattgaaaatttataaAAGTAGATTCACCGGTATTTCTTACAGTTTTTAGTCCTATATTAAttctttgatttttttaaaatatttatgattGATCCAACCATAAGGGTGTCGAGATATATGTATTTTAAttatatgataaaatttttagaaaaaaataaatgtatgtggtttgctattttaacagtcaactaatagtttgacgagtactttttactagtgtttaatcccacactgatattttgattttttaaaagaaatttgTGAATGATCCAATCTTACaaatgtcaagatctatatattttagtgatatgataaaattttagaaataaataaatttatttggctATTTTAATAGTCTAACTAATAGTTTGACCTATATTTCTTattagtgtttagtcccatattgattttcattttataaaaattatttataaatcaaaacaaaacaaaattaaATGAACTAAAAATAGAATTTATTTAACTAACCCCCTCCCCCCACCCTAGTCACGCTGCTCACCATCTCTTCTTATCTCACAGTTCAACTCCCTCCGCCTAGCTCCCTGTAAACACTTTTCATCCAATAATTTACATACATATATGGTgtccgtttgggaaatcttaaaataagtaacttatgatttaaaattaataagtggCTTAAAAGTGATAAGTATATAATACTTATAAGTTAGTTAAGTGTTTGGTtaaatttacttataagtcagaatttttttaacttaaatgaactaaaattaatatttttctaaatattattatcttaattcatgacttttaaattaacttaacacttaaaaacatgaatttaaaaactaaaattaataaaaaaaatcaaaatcaaaataagtta
The sequence above is drawn from the Apium graveolens cultivar Ventura chromosome 2, ASM990537v1, whole genome shotgun sequence genome and encodes:
- the LOC141706044 gene encoding protein SOMBRERO; its protein translation is MMMTGNGQLSVPPGFRFHPTDEELLYYYLKKKVSYESIDLDVIREIDLNKLEPWDLKDKCSIGSGPQNEWYFFSHKDKKYPTGTRTNRATTAGFWKATGRDKVIHHLSNSKRIGMRKTLVFYTGRAPHGLKTDWIMHEYRLEDDNDIQEDGWVVCRVFKKKTHTRSYESEIHSQEEEHLASVCKQSENLQTLYHDHDHHHHHHNATIFHGSAMQLPQLFSTESSALIHNQHPSNFLCPQPGSLNNINEDKECSQHLLRLTSTASPYFIPPEKFTTDWSFLDKLLTSHQTMDHQTRSPCNPSSQPIHHHVGGSSMSVPRLPFQYLGCDATDNFKI